CGCCGTTTGCAATGACCAGCCACCGCCGAAGCACCAGCCTACGCTGGCAATCTGGGCTTTGGGGCCGGCATGCAGGATAGCTCCTTTAATGATGGCCTCGGCGCGGGCCGTTTGCACGGCCTGCATCAGCTTGCCGGCTTCATCAGCCGTAGTGGCCACCTTACCATCGTAAAGGTCGAGGGCAATGACGTTGACGCCTTTCAGCTCCGTAGCAAAGCGGGCGGCTTCCTTTTTAATGTAATCGTTGAGGCCCCACCACTCGTGAATTACGAACAGGTATTTGTCGGAACGCACGTTGCTTTTGATTTCGAAGCCGCGGGCAGTGTGGCCATCGGTGGTTTTGAATTCAATCATCTCGCCCGGGCCCTGGTACTCGTAGGGCAGGGGGGCATCGTGGCCGCCGGAGAATTCCTCGTTGGTGGCCAGCATGGCAAAGGCTTCGGTGGCTTGCTGGTTGGCAGCCGGCTTGGCGCAGCAGCTCATAGCCGGTTTGGCGGCCGTGGTAGAAGTCTGCGCGGAGGCCAGGGTGGCTGTGCCCAGCAGCGCCAGGCAAAGCGTCCAGATTTTTTTCATGGAAAATGGAGAGTGGTTGTGAGTAAGTGAGTGAAAGGAAAGCTAAAACAAGGCAAAAATGTTAACGAAGTTTCCTGGTTGATTTTGTGCTGCTTAGCGGGTGTGTACCTGGGCCCGCAGCTCGGTCAGGAAAGCATACAGACCCACATAAGTGCGGTTGAGGTAAATGAAATGCTCCGAGCCGCGCGGTTCCCTCTGCTGGCGGAGTTCCGGCTGCTGCATCAGGTCATCACCTAAGGCATACAAGGCCTGCATATAGGAAGGGTCGCCGAAATCAAAGGTGTTCTGCCGGAAAGGACGCCCTACCAGTTCCAGCGAAGCCTGCATCGTACTGACATAAAACGCCCGTTTGGGGGCGGCGTCTTCCGGGCGCACCACGCCCGCCTGCTCGAGCAGGGCTGTGAGTACTGCCGGATCGGTGAGGGTTTCCGGGGCCAGCAGCGCCGTGAAGAGTTGGTGCACGTCCTCGGGAATTTCCTTTACGCAGCCAAAGTCCAGCACGCCCAGCGTGCCACCAGCATTGGTTTGTAGTAGGAAGTTGCCGGGGTGCGGGTCGGCGTGCACCTGGCGCAATTCGTTTAGCTGATACATGTAGAAGTCCCAGAGCGCCTGGCCCAGCTGGTTGCGCACTTCCTGCGTAGGGGCCGTGGCCAGAAACTCTTTCAGGTGCTGGCCCGGCAGCCAGTCCATAGTCAGGATGCGGGCCGAGGACAGTTCCGGGTAGTAGCGCGCAAACTCCAGGTGGGGCAAGTGGGCACAGGCGGCCGCCATTTCCTGGCCCCGCCGCAGCTCCAGGGCGTAATCGGTTTCCTCCAGCAGGCGCGTTTCCACTTCCTGCAGGTAAGGCCGCACGGTGGCCTCATCCAGCCCCAGAATACGCAGGGCAATGGGCTTCACCAGCCGGATATCGGAGCGGATGCTGTCGGCCACACCGGGGTACTGCACTTTCACGGCCAGCTCCCGGCCTTCCTGGCGGGCAAAGTGCACCTGCCCGATGCTGGCCGCCTGCCGGGCATTTATGTCGAATTCCTCAAACACCTCAAAGGGCGACTTCCCAAAGGCATCCCGAAACGCCTTTACTACCAGCGGGCCGGACAGTGGCGGGGTTTGATACTGGGCCTGGGCAAACTGGTCGGCATAGGCCGCGGGCAGAATATTTTTCTCCATGGCCAGCATCTGGGCCACTTTCAGCACCGAGCCTTTCATCTCGCTCAATGTACCGTAGAGCTCTGCCGCATTTGCCTCATGCAAATCCTGCGTGGTGCTTTCGGCGCCTACTGCCCGCCTGGCGTAGTGCTTCACGTAGTTGGCTCCTACATTGAAGCCGGTTTTTGCGAAGCGCGCCGCCCGGGCTACTTTAGTGGTCGGCAGGGAATCAAGGGACTTGGAGGGTTCTTCCATGAGCTTGAAAAGAGAATAAGCAGGAAGAACGGCTACCGCCGCACCAGAAAACGCACGAAATCCAGGGCGGAATCCAGGGTGTTGCGGCCTACCAGGTCGAAGCTCAGCGTTACGGCTTTTTCCACAGCGGCATCGGTGCGCGCAAAATCCACGGTATCATCTTTGGCGAAGAAGCCCAGCACAAACAGCATCTGCTGCCAGAAAGCGCGCGGGTACTGATCCTGAATGATGGGGCGGGCGGCTACTTCCTCCGTGCGGCGACCTTCGCGCAGAATCTCCGTCACAAAGGCCTCAAACTCCTGCCAGAAATCGTCGAGCACGCGGGGCGTGAGGCCGGGCATGCGGTGCAAAGAGCGGCGCAACGACTGCAGGGCATAGCTACGGTTGCGCTTCAGAATCTCGAGCAGCGTGTAGTAGAAGCTGAGCAGCTTTTCGCGGCTGCCGTACTGCGCCCACACCGGCTCTTTCTCGGCCGTAGCAAGAGCCTGACGGCCAAAATCGGCCCACAGCTCCCGGTCAATGGCGTCGAAGTTGGCATAGAAGCGGTAGAATTCCTGCTCGGGCAGGCCCAGCTTTTGCGTGAGCTGGTAGACTGAGGCCGGCGGGCTGCCTTTGCGCAGCACGTAATCGAGGTAAGCTTGTTTGATGCGCTCCTTTTCCATAGTATGTCTATAACCGGGTAAGGCCGGCTTGGTTACGGCTGCGGGGTTTACTCCAGGGCTTTATAGGCCGTGCGCAGGGTGGTAATGGCCCGTTCGCGGGCAAATTTGTGGTCTACCATGGGTTTGGGATATTCGCAGGTGCCGAACTCGGGTATCCATTGCCACACGTAGGCGAAGGTGGGGTCGTACTGTTCCTGCTGGCTTTGGGGGCTGTATACCCGGAACCAGGGCGCGGCCACGGCGCCGGTGCCGGCCATCCACTGCCAGTTGCCCACGTTCTGGGCCAGGTCGTAGTCCAGCAGCTTATCGGCGAAGTACCGCTCGCCCCAGCGCCAGTCAATAAGCAGATGCTTCACCAGAAAGCCTGCGGCGGCAATGCGGGCCCGGTTGGGCATATAGCCGGTTTGGTTGAGCTCCCGCATACCGGCATCAACCAGCGGGTAGCCCGTGCGGCCTTCGCACCAGGCGGTAAACTCCGCTTCGTTGTTGCGGTAGGGCACGCGGCGCAGGCGCGGGTCGTAGCTTTCAGTGGCGGTAAAGGGAAAGTGCCAGAGCAGCATCATAAAATAGTCGCGCCAGATCAGCTCGCCCAGCAGTTTGGGGTTCAGCTCCCGGGCCTGCCGCATCAGTTCCCGCACGCTCAGGGTGCCAAACCGCAGGTGCACCGAGCGGCGCGTACTGCTATTCACCAGGCCGGGCTTGTCGCGGGTGTTATGGTAGTTGCGCACCAGGGCCTCATCGGGCAGCTCGGCGGCGGGCACAAACTGCTCAAAATGGATAAAGCCCATTTCCGGCAACGTAGGTCGGGTCGGCGCGGTGGGCAGCGCTTGCAGATTGTCGGCCCGGAAAAGCTCGGCCGTGGGGTAGGGGGCTAAGTGCTCATCGCGCACGGCGGCCTGCCAGGCTTTGCTGTAGGCCCCAAACACTTTGGAGGGCGTGCCGGACTTGCTGAGAATCTCATTCTTGGCAAAGATGACCTGATCTTTAAACGCACGAAACTCCACCCCGCGCGCCTTCAGCAGTTCCGCCACGTCGGTATCCCGGGCAGTGGCGTAGGGCTCGTAATCCTCATTGGTGTACACGGCTGCTACCTCCAACTGCTGGAGCAACTGCCCGAATACCTCCACCGGCCGGCCATGGTAGGCCAGTAAGGTGCCGCCGGCTTGTTCCGTTTGCCGGGCCAGGCGCTCTACCTCCTGGTAGATAAATGTGACGCGCGCATCCCGCCGGCTGGGCAGGTTGTCCAGAATATCCCGGTCGTAGATGAACAGGGGCACTACCGGGTAGCCGCTTTGCAGCGCCGCCGTGAGGCCCGCATTATCATGCTGACGCAGGTCGCGCCGGTGCCAGAACAATACGATTTTAGCCATGCGCTGCGAGCGTAGATTTCGGCGGAAAGTACGGCATTACTTTAAGCGGCCCATACCACCATCTACCGGCAACACCTGGCCGGTAATAAAGGAGCCGTGTTCAGAGAGGAGAAAGGCGGCCATATAGGCCAGGTCCTGGGGCTGGCCCACGCGCTGCAACGGGTGGCGCTTGGCGCTGGCTTCGGCCTTTTCCGGGGTGTTGAGCAGCGCCGCGGCCAGGGGCGTATCCGTCAGGGAAGGAGCAATGGCATTCACCCGGATGCCGCTGCCCGCATACTCGGAAGCCAGGGAGCGGGCCAGGCCTTCTACCGCCGCTTTGGAGGTGGCAATGCTGGCATGGAAAGCCATGCCGGTTTCAGCAGCTACCGTGCTGAACAGTACAATGGAAGCACCGGAAGCCTTCTTCAGCCGCTTCATGGTGGCCTGCAGTACCTGCACCGCGCCCAGCACATTCAGCTCAAAATCGGCCCGGAAATCATCCATCGGAATGCGCTCAAACGGGCGGAGCTTGATGCTGCCGGGGCAGTAGACTACGCCATGCAGTACTTCGGGCAAGCCATCCAGCGCAGCCCCGATGGGCTGCGTGACATCCAGCTCGAGGAACGTGGTATTCAGTTCGGCCAGCTCGGGAGACAGGTGGCGGGAGGCAGTAAATAAATTGGCGTTTAACTGGTGCAGCAGGCGGGCCGTAGCCAGCCCGATACCCGAAGATGCGCCAACAAGCAGGATGTTTTTATCCGCGAATTCCATGCGTGGAGGGTGAATTAGGATTGGTGCTCTCCAAACTGTGCCAGGCAAAGAAGGTTTTGCCGGTTTTTTACTTTATTCAAGAATTAACAGGAGCATCTATATTGCGAAAAATATGAATTCAGCAAAAATTCGCTAACACTTCGCGCCCCATTCCGTAGCTTGCAGCACCTTCCCTGTTCCACCCAAACCCTACGTGCCAAGATGAATATCCGCAAACTGCTGGTCGCCAACCGGGGCGAAATTGCCATTCGTGTACTGCGTGCGGCAACTGAGCTGGGCATTACCACGGTAGCCATTTATACTTACGAGGACCGCTACTCCCTGCACCGCTACAAGGCCGATGAAGCCTACCAGGTGGGCCGCGACGACGACCCCCTGAAGCCGTATCTGGACATTGAAGGAATCATCCGGACGGCCAAGGAGAATGGGGTGGATGCTATTCATCCGGGCTATGGCTTTCTAAGTGAAAATGCCACGCTGGCCCGCCGCTGCGGCGAGGAAGGCATCATTTTCGTAGGCCCGCGCCCGGAGGTGATGGAGGCCCTGGGTGATAAGGTGGCCGCGAAAAAAGTGGCGGTGCAGTGTCAGGTGCCCATCATTGAAAGCAGCATTCAGGACCTGACCACCTTTGAAATTGCGCAGGAAGAAGCCCACCGCATCGGCTACCCCGTGATGCTGAAAGCGGCTTCCGGTGGGGGCGGGCGGGGCATGCGCATCATCCGCGACGACGAGCAGATGGAGCGGGGCTTTTACGAGGCTCGTAATGAGGCCCTGAAAGCCTTCGGCGACGACACCGTGTTCCTGGAGAAGTTTGTGGAGCAGCCCAAGCACATTGAGGTGCAGCTGGTAGCCGATAACCACGGTGGCCTCACGCACCTCTACGAGCGGGACTGCTCCGTGCAGCGCCGCTACCAGAAGGTAGTGGAAGTAGCACCCTCGCTCAACCTCCCCGACCACATGCGGGAGCTCCTGTATGAGTATGCCCTGCGCCTGGGCCGGGCCGTGAACTACAACAATGTGGGCACCGTGGAATTCCTGGTGAACCCCGAGCACGACCGGATTTACTTTATCGAGGTGAACCCCCGCATTCAGGTAGAGCACACCGTAACCGAGATGATTACGGGCATCGACCTGATTAAAACCCAGCTGCACATTGCCGACGGCCGCCGCCTCAGCGACCCGGAAATTGGCCTGGGCCCGGACGTAACGCCGCTCAAAATTGGCTATGCCATTCAGTGCCGCATCACCACCGAAGACCCTGAGCAGGACTTCAAGCCCGATTATGGTACCATTACGGCCTACCGCTCGGCGGGCGGCTTCGGCATCCGGCTGGACCAGGGCTCGGTGTACACCGGCGTGAAGGTGTCGCCGTTTTTTGACTCCCTGCTGGTAAAGGTTTCCACCCACGCGCCCACGCTGCAGGGCGCCGCAACCAAGATGGCGCGTACTTTGGATGAGTTCCGGATACGCGGGGTAAGCACCAACATTCAGTTTCTGCAGAACATCATTGCCAACCCGGTTTTCATGGCCGGCGAGGCTAATGTGGACTTCATTAAGGATCATCAGGAACTGTTCAAATTCAAGCCGCGCCTGGACCGGGCCACCAAGGTACTCAGCTTCCTGGGCGACGTCATTGTGAACGGCCACCCCGATGTGCGCGGCCTGGTAGATGCCAGGCGCGAGCTGCGCAAGCCGCGCCTGCCCGAGGTGAACCTGGCTACCGGCTGGAGCATGGCCCTCGATGCCCATTCTCCCGGAGCACCTGCCGGCAATGGGCAGGCAGTTTCGCGCACGGCCCCCTATCCGCCCGGCACCAAGCAAAAGCTCACGGAGCTGGGGCCCGAAGGCTTCTCAAAATGGCTGCGCGAAGACCCCAAAATCCACTACACCGATACTACCCTGCGCGATGCGCACCAGAGCCTGCTGGCCACGCGCATGCGCACCTTCGATATGCTGAAGGTGGCTGAAAGCTACGCCCGTATGCACCCCCAGACGTTTTCCTTGGAATGCTGGGGCGGCGCTACGTTTGATGTGGCCCTGCGCTTTTTGCACGAAGACCCGTGGGAGCGGCTGGCCAAGCTGCGCCAGGCCGTGCCCAACATTCTGCTGCAAATGCTCATTCGCGGGGCCAACGGCGTGGGCTACAAAGCCTACCCTGATAACCTCACGGAGCGCTTTGTGCAGCAGGCCGCCGAAACCGGCATCGACGTGTTTCGCATTTTCGACTCCCTGAACTGGATGCCGGGTATGGAGGCCTGCATTGGGTTTGTGCGCAACAAAACGGACCGTTTGGCCGAGGCCAGCATCTGCTACACCGGCGACATTCTGAACCCCAAGCGCAACCGCAAGTATTCCCTGGAATACTACCTGCGCCTGGCCAAACAGATTGAGGAAGCCGGCGCGCATATTCTGTGCATTAAGGATATGGCCGGCCTGCTGAAACCCTACGCGGCCAAGGAGCTGGTTACGGCATTGCGGGACACCGTCAGCCTGCCCATTCACCTGCACACCCACGATACGTCTTCCCTGCAGGCCGCCACCTACCTGAAAGCGGTGGAGGCCGGCGTGGATGTGATTGACGTGGCGCTGGGAAGCCTGTCGGGCCTCACCTCGCAGCCCAACTTCAACTCCGTAGTGGAGATGCTGCGCGGGCAGCCCCGCCACCGCGAGTTCGAGCAACGCTCCCTCAACGAATTCTCCAACTACTGGGAAGCCGTGCGGGAGCATTACTACCCGTTTGAGTCGGGGCTGAAAGCGGGTACCTCCGAAGTGTTTCAGCACGAAATTCCGGGTGGGCAGTACTCTAACCTGCGGCCTCAAGCGGCATCTTTGGGCTTGCTGGATAAGTTTGAAACCGTGAAAACCACCTTTGCCGATGTCAACCAGCTATTCGGCGACATTGTGAAAGTAACGCCCTCCTCCAAGGTAGTAGGGGATATGGCTTTGTTCCTGGTTTCCAACAACCTGACCACGGCCGATGTGCTGGAGAAAGGCCCCAGCCTAAGCTTCCCGGAATCGGTGCGGGAGCTGTTCCGCGGGGACATTGGGCAGCCGGAAGGCGGCTGGCCGAAAGACGTGCAAAAGGCTATTCTGAAAGACGAGCAGCCCTTCACCGACCGCCCCAACGAGCACCTGGCCCCCATAGACTTTGACGCCGAGTGGCAGAAGTTTGAAGAGAAGTTTGGTCAGCGCGGCAAGTTCACGGATCTGCTTTCCTGGCTGCTTTACCCCAAAGTGTTTGAGCAGTACTGGGCGCACCTGCAGCAATACGGCGAGGTATCGGTTATTCCCACCCTGGTGTTTTTCTACGGCCTGCAGCCCGGCGAGGAAACCATTATTGAAATTGCCCGGGGCAAGAGTATCATCGTAGGCCTGCAAAGCATTGGCCCCGTGAATGAGGACGGCTGCCGCACCATTTTCTTCTCCCTCAACGGCCAGACGCGCAACCTGGAAATCAGAGATACCAGCGTGGAGGTAAAGCGCGTGCTGAACCCCAAGGCCGATAAAGCCAACCCCCGGCAGATAGGAGCGCCTTTGCAGGGGCTGCTTTCCAAAGTGCTGGTAAAGGATGGCGAAGCCGTGAAGCGCAACGCCCCGCTGTTCATTATTGAAGCCATGAAAATGGAAACCACCATTACTGCTTCAGAAGATACCACGGTGCAGGCCGTCAATCTGCCCGAAGGTACCTTGGTGCACGCCGATGACCTGGTAGTGACGCTGAGCTAAGTAAGAAGTGAAAACTGCTGCCAGACCTCATCGGTCAACCTAAGTTAGGTTGACCGATGAGGTCTTGTTTTGCCGGAATTTTACGTACTTACTGTGCTTAAATCTTAGCGCAAGGCAGTTGAAAGCATCATTTCTCCGTGTTATGAAGAAGTTTATTGGAGCTGGTTTCCCGAAACTGGTGGGTAGTGTAGCCCTTTTGCTGGTGGCCCTTCCATCGGCCTGGGCCCAGCAGGCATCCAGTAACCCCCTGGCTGAGCAGGAAAACCTGCGCGTGCTGGGCGCAAACGGCCTCAACAATATCGTGATGGTGAAAAACACGCTATATGAGGGCGTGCGAGGAACCCCCTATTTTTTGCCGGCTTGGAGCACAGGTGATATTCTGCTTTCTACTAAGCAGCGCGTAGTCAACGTGCCCCTGAAGTATGATGTGTACAGCCACCAGATTATGGCGCGGCGCTCTAAAGGTGACTCTATTTGGGTAGATCAGGGGCGTATTGTGGAGTTTACGCTGAATGATGACCGGGCTTTGCCGGGCCAGCCGGCCAGGCACCTTTTTCGCCTTTTCACCAATTTACCCAACCAGCCCAACCGGCCGGAGTTCCTGGAAGTGCTGCATCCCTCCGGGCCATATGTGCTGTTGAAACGTCCGGTAAAGACGCTGCAAAAAGCAAGCACGCAGCAGGCCTACAGTGCTGACCGCCCTTATGATGAGTTTATTGATGCGCCGGAGTATTATCTGCTGAACCCCCAGGGAACCCTGACGCTGGTAAAGCCCTCCCAAAAAGCGCTACTAGCGGCAGTGCCCGCCGAATGGGCAGAACCACTACGTGCCCAGTTGAAAAAAGCCAGCCTCCGCACCGAGGACGACTTATTCAACGCCGTGTCACAGCTAAATCTACTGGTCTCAAAAAAATAATAAAATCCGGCCGTCAGCTCCTCCAAACAGACCCCGCTGGCAAGTGCTGGCGGGGTCTGTTTTTGCCAATTGTTAGGAATAGGCCTGCTGTTGCATTATCAAAGGAAGATGTTTCCCGGTCAAAGTGCGGAGTCAGACCGATAAACGCCTGGTTATGCTGGAAATAGTTTGACTATAGAATTCAACTGCCATTTTCACCGGCGCGGGAATAGGAATTGCGGGCGCTGATAAAAAAGGACAATGCCGCTATTTAGAACAACTTCCTGCGTCAAAATATCTACCTTGTGTTATGAAATCCATTATTTTCATAGTTGTATTGGCGTGTTCTGCTTTCACCGGGCTGGGACAGAAAAAAGCCAAGGCCAGTGAAGCGGCCGCTATTTCGGCGGCTACGGTAGAGCGGGTGGCCAAAACGCTGGCTGCCGATGCAATGCAGGGTCGGGCCGGGCAAGTGGGCGGCGTACTGGCGGCCAAATTTCTGGCGGCGGAATTCAACCGGATTGGCCTGGATAAATTTCCCGGCCTCACTTCCTTCGAGCAAACCTTCACGGCCTACGAAACCCGAACCACCGCGCTGTATGTAATGCTGAACAATGTGCCGGTGGCCAAGGAGAAAACTGTTCTGGTAACGGGCCAGCCGCACCTGAACTGGGCCGAGGATGATGACCCTGCGCCCCGCGTAATTGTGCTGGGGGCAGAAGCTAACTTTAACAAGGCAATTAGGCCCCTCCTGGAGCCCACTGAAAACACCGTTGTCTTCATTGACCCGGCCCACCAGGAAGCCTTTACCAGGCTCAGCCGCCACTTGCAAGGCGGGCAGCTGCAGTCCCAGAAGCCCGGCCCCTTCTCTACGGTACTGGCGGTAGTAGCGGTAGGCAATAATCCTATTCATTACCGCATAGCGGCCAACACAACGGTGCGGCCCGTGGAGATGCGCAACGTGGTTGGCGTTTTACCGGGCCAAAACCCGGAGCGGGCCGAAGAAACGGTAGTATTCTCTGCCCACTACGACCACCTGGGTTTTCTACCGGCCGTGGCCGGCGACTCTATTGCCAATGGCGCCGATGACGATGCCAGCGGCACTTCTGCCGTGGTAGCGCTGGCTGAGTATTTCAAGAAGAAAAACGATAATGCCCGTACGCTGGTGTTTGTGGCGTTTACCGCCGAGGAAATAGGCGGCTTTGGCTCCCAATACTTTTCCCGGCAACTTCCTCCTCAGAAGGTAGCCGCCATGTTTAACATTGAAATGATAGGCAAGCCCGCCAAGTTTGGGCCCAAAACAGCCTTTATAACCGGGTACGATAAGTCGGACTTTGGCAAAATACTGCAGCGCAATCTGGCTGGCAGCCCCTTCCGCTTCGAGCCCGACCCATACCCAGAGCAGCAACTGTTCTACCGCTCCGATAATGCCACACTGGCCCGCTTAGGCGTACCGGCCCACACCATCAGCACCGACCAGATTCCTACCGACAAACTCTACCACACGGTAGATGACGAAGTAGAAAGCCTGGACCTGAAAAATATGGCGGCGGTAATTTCAGCCATTGCGGAAAGCGCTACCAGTATCGTAGCCGGGCAGGATACCCCCACGCGCATTACCAACGCGGGTAGTATAGTACGGTAGCTTCCTGATTAGCTTAACGAGGTATCCCGGGCTGACTGCCGGCCGGGGCAGAAAGGGGCATGTCTTTTCTTTCCGTGGCCTGCATCTGTTCCCGCGTCGACAGGTTCTCACTGCTGTCCGACAAGCCTCCTTCGAGCAGCGTTTCCAGCTTAACTCCGGCAATAGCATTGGCTAATACCCGGGGCATAGCCGGTTCCGGGTCGCCGAGGCCGGTAATGGTGCGGGAAGGATTATCGGGTTTAGACTGCGCCCGCAGCGTAGCATGCGCTGCTAATAGGAGGGAGAATAGTAATAGGAGGCGGTAAATAGTTTTCATTACTTAGTTTGGTAACTATTATAGAATTGATAAAACAAAACTATGGATACTGTCGAGTATATCCTAATAATTTGTCCTAAAGGAAGAATTATTTTTATATAATTTATAAAAGCAAAAAGCTCCTATGGCAAAGCCATAGGAGCTGGAAAAAGCGCTAAAAATGCAATGCCTGTGCAGGCTTAGTAAGGCAGGCGCAGGCTCATACCGGCACCCAGCTGCAGGCCACCGCTGGGGGCGTTAAACTGATGGCCGGCGTTGGCATCTATCCGGAAACCGGGCACAGGGCGCCAGTAAACGCCGGTAGTTACGCCCGGCTGCCAGGTTTGGCGGCCCAGCACATAGGCCTCGGAAAAGAAGCCGAAATGGTTGCTCAGGGGGCCATTTAAAG
The Hymenobacter sp. DG25B genome window above contains:
- a CDS encoding pyruvate carboxylase produces the protein MNIRKLLVANRGEIAIRVLRAATELGITTVAIYTYEDRYSLHRYKADEAYQVGRDDDPLKPYLDIEGIIRTAKENGVDAIHPGYGFLSENATLARRCGEEGIIFVGPRPEVMEALGDKVAAKKVAVQCQVPIIESSIQDLTTFEIAQEEAHRIGYPVMLKAASGGGGRGMRIIRDDEQMERGFYEARNEALKAFGDDTVFLEKFVEQPKHIEVQLVADNHGGLTHLYERDCSVQRRYQKVVEVAPSLNLPDHMRELLYEYALRLGRAVNYNNVGTVEFLVNPEHDRIYFIEVNPRIQVEHTVTEMITGIDLIKTQLHIADGRRLSDPEIGLGPDVTPLKIGYAIQCRITTEDPEQDFKPDYGTITAYRSAGGFGIRLDQGSVYTGVKVSPFFDSLLVKVSTHAPTLQGAATKMARTLDEFRIRGVSTNIQFLQNIIANPVFMAGEANVDFIKDHQELFKFKPRLDRATKVLSFLGDVIVNGHPDVRGLVDARRELRKPRLPEVNLATGWSMALDAHSPGAPAGNGQAVSRTAPYPPGTKQKLTELGPEGFSKWLREDPKIHYTDTTLRDAHQSLLATRMRTFDMLKVAESYARMHPQTFSLECWGGATFDVALRFLHEDPWERLAKLRQAVPNILLQMLIRGANGVGYKAYPDNLTERFVQQAAETGIDVFRIFDSLNWMPGMEACIGFVRNKTDRLAEASICYTGDILNPKRNRKYSLEYYLRLAKQIEEAGAHILCIKDMAGLLKPYAAKELVTALRDTVSLPIHLHTHDTSSLQAATYLKAVEAGVDVIDVALGSLSGLTSQPNFNSVVEMLRGQPRHREFEQRSLNEFSNYWEAVREHYYPFESGLKAGTSEVFQHEIPGGQYSNLRPQAASLGLLDKFETVKTTFADVNQLFGDIVKVTPSSKVVGDMALFLVSNNLTTADVLEKGPSLSFPESVRELFRGDIGQPEGGWPKDVQKAILKDEQPFTDRPNEHLAPIDFDAEWQKFEEKFGQRGKFTDLLSWLLYPKVFEQYWAHLQQYGEVSVIPTLVFFYGLQPGEETIIEIARGKSIIVGLQSIGPVNEDGCRTIFFSLNGQTRNLEIRDTSVEVKRVLNPKADKANPRQIGAPLQGLLSKVLVKDGEAVKRNAPLFIIEAMKMETTITASEDTTVQAVNLPEGTLVHADDLVVTLS
- a CDS encoding M20/M25/M40 family metallo-hydrolase — protein: MKSIIFIVVLACSAFTGLGQKKAKASEAAAISAATVERVAKTLAADAMQGRAGQVGGVLAAKFLAAEFNRIGLDKFPGLTSFEQTFTAYETRTTALYVMLNNVPVAKEKTVLVTGQPHLNWAEDDDPAPRVIVLGAEANFNKAIRPLLEPTENTVVFIDPAHQEAFTRLSRHLQGGQLQSQKPGPFSTVLAVVAVGNNPIHYRIAANTTVRPVEMRNVVGVLPGQNPERAEETVVFSAHYDHLGFLPAVAGDSIANGADDDASGTSAVVALAEYFKKKNDNARTLVFVAFTAEEIGGFGSQYFSRQLPPQKVAAMFNIEMIGKPAKFGPKTAFITGYDKSDFGKILQRNLAGSPFRFEPDPYPEQQLFYRSDNATLARLGVPAHTISTDQIPTDKLYHTVDDEVESLDLKNMAAVISAIAESATSIVAGQDTPTRITNAGSIVR
- a CDS encoding SDR family NAD(P)-dependent oxidoreductase — its product is MEFADKNILLVGASSGIGLATARLLHQLNANLFTASRHLSPELAELNTTFLELDVTQPIGAALDGLPEVLHGVVYCPGSIKLRPFERIPMDDFRADFELNVLGAVQVLQATMKRLKKASGASIVLFSTVAAETGMAFHASIATSKAAVEGLARSLASEYAGSGIRVNAIAPSLTDTPLAAALLNTPEKAEASAKRHPLQRVGQPQDLAYMAAFLLSEHGSFITGQVLPVDGGMGRLK
- a CDS encoding ABC1 kinase family protein; this translates as MEEPSKSLDSLPTTKVARAARFAKTGFNVGANYVKHYARRAVGAESTTQDLHEANAAELYGTLSEMKGSVLKVAQMLAMEKNILPAAYADQFAQAQYQTPPLSGPLVVKAFRDAFGKSPFEVFEEFDINARQAASIGQVHFARQEGRELAVKVQYPGVADSIRSDIRLVKPIALRILGLDEATVRPYLQEVETRLLEETDYALELRRGQEMAAACAHLPHLEFARYYPELSSARILTMDWLPGQHLKEFLATAPTQEVRNQLGQALWDFYMYQLNELRQVHADPHPGNFLLQTNAGGTLGVLDFGCVKEIPEDVHQLFTALLAPETLTDPAVLTALLEQAGVVRPEDAAPKRAFYVSTMQASLELVGRPFRQNTFDFGDPSYMQALYALGDDLMQQPELRQQREPRGSEHFIYLNRTYVGLYAFLTELRAQVHTR
- a CDS encoding TetR/AcrR family transcriptional regulator, whose amino-acid sequence is MEKERIKQAYLDYVLRKGSPPASVYQLTQKLGLPEQEFYRFYANFDAIDRELWADFGRQALATAEKEPVWAQYGSREKLLSFYYTLLEILKRNRSYALQSLRRSLHRMPGLTPRVLDDFWQEFEAFVTEILREGRRTEEVAARPIIQDQYPRAFWQQMLFVLGFFAKDDTVDFARTDAAVEKAVTLSFDLVGRNTLDSALDFVRFLVRR
- a CDS encoding dienelactone hydrolase family protein; translation: MKKIWTLCLALLGTATLASAQTSTTAAKPAMSCCAKPAANQQATEAFAMLATNEEFSGGHDAPLPYEYQGPGEMIEFKTTDGHTARGFEIKSNVRSDKYLFVIHEWWGLNDYIKKEAARFATELKGVNVIALDLYDGKVATTADEAGKLMQAVQTARAEAIIKGAILHAGPKAQIASVGWCFGGGWSLQTALLAGPKAVGCVMYYGMPEKDVARLKTLNTDVLGIFAAQDQWISPTVVGEFVRNMETAKKKVTIKNYNADHAFANPSNPKYSQEYAEDAHALTVAYLKKKFKLKG
- a CDS encoding cryptochrome/photolyase family protein, producing MAKIVLFWHRRDLRQHDNAGLTAALQSGYPVVPLFIYDRDILDNLPSRRDARVTFIYQEVERLARQTEQAGGTLLAYHGRPVEVFGQLLQQLEVAAVYTNEDYEPYATARDTDVAELLKARGVEFRAFKDQVIFAKNEILSKSGTPSKVFGAYSKAWQAAVRDEHLAPYPTAELFRADNLQALPTAPTRPTLPEMGFIHFEQFVPAAELPDEALVRNYHNTRDKPGLVNSSTRRSVHLRFGTLSVRELMRQARELNPKLLGELIWRDYFMMLLWHFPFTATESYDPRLRRVPYRNNEAEFTAWCEGRTGYPLVDAGMRELNQTGYMPNRARIAAAGFLVKHLLIDWRWGERYFADKLLDYDLAQNVGNWQWMAGTGAVAAPWFRVYSPQSQQEQYDPTFAYVWQWIPEFGTCEYPKPMVDHKFARERAITTLRTAYKALE